From Coffea arabica cultivar ET-39 chromosome 2e, Coffea Arabica ET-39 HiFi, whole genome shotgun sequence, the proteins below share one genomic window:
- the LOC113729956 gene encoding abscisic acid receptor PYL8, whose translation MNAAENGFSGAEREYIRKHHSHHPADNQCSSILIKRIKAPVHLVWSLVRRFDQPQKYKPFVSRCVVRGNLEIGSLREVDVKSGLPATTSTERLELLDDEEHVLSVRFIGGDHRLKNYSSIISVHPEVIEGRPGTLVIESFVVDVPEGNTNDETCYFVEAVIKCNLKSLADVSERLAVQDRSEPIDRE comes from the exons ATGAACGCGGCCGAGAACGGATTTAGCGGAGCCGAGAGAGAGTACATTAGGAAGCATCACAGTCATCATCCGGCTGACAATCAATGCAGTTCCATTCTCATCAAGCGCATCAAAGCTCCCGTTCATCTC GTTTGGTCTCTGGTTAGGAGGTTTGATCAGCCCCAGAAATATAAACCATTTGTCAGCAGGTGTGTTGTACGGGGAAATCTTGAGATTGGAAGCCTTAGGGAAGTGGATGTCAAGTCAGGGCTTCCCGCCACTACCAGCACTGAGAGGTTAGAGCTTCTTGATGATGAAGAGCATGTGCTCAGTGTGAGATTCATTGGAGGTGATCATAGACTCAAG AACTATTCCTCAATTATTTCAGTCCATCCAGAAGTCATTGAGGGACGACCAGGAACCCTCGTCATTGAGTCTTTTGTTGTGGATGTGCCTGAAGGAAACACCAATGATGAGACTTGCTATTTCGTTGAAGCAGTGATCAAGTGCAATCTTAAATCACTTGCTGATGTTTCAGAGAGGCTTGCTGTGCAGGACAGGAGTGAACCCATTGATCGGGAATGA
- the LOC113729955 gene encoding ATP-dependent zinc metalloprotease FTSH 11, chloroplastic/mitochondrial isoform X1, with translation MTTTLQASILYKPPSLPIPSSRNVSSSSSSYKRLHHLSPLPPPPFDHHLYLLSKLYFTNHLHRYPASTSRFCRHCPLLVACAFHPDDLTDLTSSSSDKNDLYSGSEKQLLNVNTSSNESLFSSQLSSGEATGTEPAPPQATEGPPDDNASGATGVRSKLPIVVFFMGLFATARKGLEKLMLPAWFSWWPFWRQEKRLERLIAEADSNPKDAAKQSALLAELNKHSPESVIRRFEQRDHAVDSRGVAEYIRALVATNAIADYLPDEQSGKPSSLPSLLQELKQRASGNMDEPFLSPGISDKQPLHVVMVDPKVSNRSSRFAQELISTILFTIAVGLVWLMGAAALQKYIGSLGGIGTSGVGSSSSYAPKELNKEVMPEKNVKTFKDVKGCDDAKQELEEVVEYLKSPSKFTRLGGKLPKGILLTGAPGTGKTLLAKAIAGEAGVPFFYRAGSEFEEMFVGVGARRVRSLFQAAKKKAPCIIFIDEIDAVGSTRKQWEGHTKKTLHQLLVEMDGFEQNEGIIVMAATNLPDILDPALTRPGRFDRHIVVPSPDVRGRQEILELYLQDKPLADDVDVKAIARGTPGFNGADLANLVNIAAIKAAVEGAEKLTSTQLEFAKDRIIMGTERKTMYLSEESKKLTAYHESGHAIVAFNTEGAHPIHKATIMPRGSALGMVTQLPSNDETSISKKQLLARLDVCMGGRVAEELIFGQDHVTTGASSDLHTATELAQYMVSTCGMSDAIGPIHIKERPGSEMQSRIDAEVVKLLREAYDRVKALLKKHEKALHVLANALLEYETLTSEQIKRLLLPYGEGLLTDQQQQQQNEEEELVLA, from the exons ATGACCACTACGCTTCAGGCTTCTATTCTCTACAAACCCCCTTCTCTCCCTATCCCCTCTAGCCGTAACGTATCTTCTTCGTCATCTTCCTATAAACGCCTCCACCATCTTAGTCCCTTACCTCCTCCTCCTTTTGATCATCATTTGTATCTACTTTCTAAACTATATTTCACTAATCATCTTCATCGTTATCCTGCTTCAACTTCTCGATTTTGCCGCCATTGTCCGTTGCTTGTCGCCTGTGCGTTTCATCCCGATGACCTTACTGACttaacttcttcttcttccgaTAAGAATGATTTGTATTCAGGTTCTGAAAAACAACTACTTAATGTTAATACTAGTAGTAATGAATCCTTATTTAGTAGTCAACTTTCTTCTGGTGAAGCTACGGGGACTGAACCGGCACCGCCTCAGGCCACCGAGGGGCCACCTGATGATAATGCCAGCGGCGCCACGGGGGTGAGGAGTAAGTTGCCAATTGTGGTGTTTTTCATGGGACTTTTTGCAACGGCGAGGAAAGGGCTCGAGAAGCTTATGTTGCCAGCCTGGTTTAGTTGGTGGCCCTTCTGGCGCCAAGAGAAGCGCCTCGAGCGCTTGATTGCAGAGGCGGACTCAAATCCCAAGGATGCAGCCAAGCAGAGTGCTTTGTTAGCCGAGCTCAATAAGCACAG CCCTGAGTCAGTTATTCGCCGTTTTGAGCAAAGAGATCATGCAGTTGATAGTAGGGGGGTTGCAGAGTACATCCGAGCTCTTGTGGCAACTAATGCCATTGCTGATTATCTTCCTGATGAGCAATCTGGAAAGCCTTCTAGTCTTCCTTCCTTG TTGCAAGAGCTGAAACAACGTGCCTCAGGCAACATGGATGAACCTTTTCTTAGCCCTGGCATATCTGATAAGCAGCCACTACATGTTGTAATG GTTGATCCTAAAGTCTCCAACAGATCATCACGTTTTGCACAAGAGCTTATCTCTACTATCTTGTTCACTATAGCTGTTGGTTTGGTGTG GTTGATGGGTGCTGCTGCGCTTCAGAAATATATTGGGAGCTTAGGTGGGATAGGAACTTCAGGTGTTGGATCTAGTTCTTCCTATGCCCCGAAAGAATTGAATAAAGAAGTAATGCCTGAAAAG aATGTTAAAACTTTCAAGGATGTTAAAGGTTGTGATGATGCTAAACAAGAGCTTGAGGAGGTTGTTGAGTACCTCAAGAGCCCCTCAAAGTTTACTCGACTAGGAGGCAAATTGCCAAAG GGAATTCTTTTAACTGGAGCACCTGGGACTGGAAAAACTTTACTGGCCAAG GCAATCGCTGGAGAAGCGGGGGTACCGTTCTTTTATAGAGCAGGCTCTGAATTTGAAGAGAT GTTTGTCGGAGTTGGTGCCCGACGTGTAAGATCCTTGTTCCAAGCAGCTAAGAAAAAG GCTCCGTGcattatttttattgatgaAATTGATGCCGTTGGATCAACTCGAAAGCAATGGGAAGGTCACACGAAGAAAACACTTCATCAACTACTTGTTGAAATGGATGGTTTTGAACAGAATGAG GGAATAATAGTGATGGCTGCCACAAACTTGCCTGATATACTTGATCCAGCTTTAACAAGACCTGGTAGATTTGATCGTCAT ATTGTTGTTCCAAGTCCAGATGTGCGGGGTCGCCAAGAGATATTGGAGCTTTACTTACAGGATAAACCATTAGCTGATGATGTTGATGTGAAAGCAATTGCTCGCGGTACACCAGGGTTCAATGGGGCAG ATCTTGCAAACTTGGTTAACATTGCTGCTATCAAGGCTGCAGTTGAAGGTGCTGAGAAGTTAACATCAACGCAGTTGGAGTTTGCTAAAGACAGGATCATCATGGGTACGGAACGGAAAACTATGTATCTGTCTGAAGAGTCAAAAAAG CTCACTGCATATCATGAGAGTGGCCATGCAATTGTTGCTTTTAATACTGAAGGTGCACATCCAATTCACAAAGCAACAATCATGCCTCGTGGATCTGCTTTGGGCATGGTTACACAGCTTCCATCAAATGATGAGACCTCAATCAGCAAGAAGCAGTTGTTAGCTCGACTTGATGTTTGTATGGGAGGAAGGGTTGCAGAAGAGCTTATCTTTGGTCAGGACCATGTTACTACTGGAGCTAGTAGTGACCTCCACACAGCTACAGAATTAGCTCAATATATG GTATCTACCTGTGGGATGAGTGATGCAATTGGACCAATCCACATCAAAGAGCGGCCGGGTTCAGAAATGCAATCACGGATTGATGCTGAA GTGGTTAAGCTCTTGAGAGAAGCTTATGATCGTGTAAAAGCACTGCTAAAAAAG CATGAGAAAGCATTGCATGTCCTAGCCAATGCACTTCTTGAGTACGAGACCTTAACTTCTGAGCAAATTAAACGGCTTCTCCTTCCATATGGTGAAGGATTGTTAACAGATcaacagcagcagcaacaaAACGAAGAAGAGGAGCTTGTTTTGGCTTAA
- the LOC113729955 gene encoding ATP-dependent zinc metalloprotease FTSH 11, chloroplastic/mitochondrial isoform X2, with protein sequence MTTTLQASILYKPPSLPIPSSRNVSSSSSSYKRLHHLSPLPPPPFDHHLYLLSKLYFTNHLHRYPASTSRFCRHCPLLVACAFHPDDLTDLTSSSSDKNDLYSATGTEPAPPQATEGPPDDNASGATGVRSKLPIVVFFMGLFATARKGLEKLMLPAWFSWWPFWRQEKRLERLIAEADSNPKDAAKQSALLAELNKHSPESVIRRFEQRDHAVDSRGVAEYIRALVATNAIADYLPDEQSGKPSSLPSLLQELKQRASGNMDEPFLSPGISDKQPLHVVMVDPKVSNRSSRFAQELISTILFTIAVGLVWLMGAAALQKYIGSLGGIGTSGVGSSSSYAPKELNKEVMPEKNVKTFKDVKGCDDAKQELEEVVEYLKSPSKFTRLGGKLPKGILLTGAPGTGKTLLAKAIAGEAGVPFFYRAGSEFEEMFVGVGARRVRSLFQAAKKKAPCIIFIDEIDAVGSTRKQWEGHTKKTLHQLLVEMDGFEQNEGIIVMAATNLPDILDPALTRPGRFDRHIVVPSPDVRGRQEILELYLQDKPLADDVDVKAIARGTPGFNGADLANLVNIAAIKAAVEGAEKLTSTQLEFAKDRIIMGTERKTMYLSEESKKLTAYHESGHAIVAFNTEGAHPIHKATIMPRGSALGMVTQLPSNDETSISKKQLLARLDVCMGGRVAEELIFGQDHVTTGASSDLHTATELAQYMVSTCGMSDAIGPIHIKERPGSEMQSRIDAEVVKLLREAYDRVKALLKKHEKALHVLANALLEYETLTSEQIKRLLLPYGEGLLTDQQQQQQNEEEELVLA encoded by the exons ATGACCACTACGCTTCAGGCTTCTATTCTCTACAAACCCCCTTCTCTCCCTATCCCCTCTAGCCGTAACGTATCTTCTTCGTCATCTTCCTATAAACGCCTCCACCATCTTAGTCCCTTACCTCCTCCTCCTTTTGATCATCATTTGTATCTACTTTCTAAACTATATTTCACTAATCATCTTCATCGTTATCCTGCTTCAACTTCTCGATTTTGCCGCCATTGTCCGTTGCTTGTCGCCTGTGCGTTTCATCCCGATGACCTTACTGACttaacttcttcttcttccgaTAAGAATGATTTGTATTCAG CTACGGGGACTGAACCGGCACCGCCTCAGGCCACCGAGGGGCCACCTGATGATAATGCCAGCGGCGCCACGGGGGTGAGGAGTAAGTTGCCAATTGTGGTGTTTTTCATGGGACTTTTTGCAACGGCGAGGAAAGGGCTCGAGAAGCTTATGTTGCCAGCCTGGTTTAGTTGGTGGCCCTTCTGGCGCCAAGAGAAGCGCCTCGAGCGCTTGATTGCAGAGGCGGACTCAAATCCCAAGGATGCAGCCAAGCAGAGTGCTTTGTTAGCCGAGCTCAATAAGCACAG CCCTGAGTCAGTTATTCGCCGTTTTGAGCAAAGAGATCATGCAGTTGATAGTAGGGGGGTTGCAGAGTACATCCGAGCTCTTGTGGCAACTAATGCCATTGCTGATTATCTTCCTGATGAGCAATCTGGAAAGCCTTCTAGTCTTCCTTCCTTG TTGCAAGAGCTGAAACAACGTGCCTCAGGCAACATGGATGAACCTTTTCTTAGCCCTGGCATATCTGATAAGCAGCCACTACATGTTGTAATG GTTGATCCTAAAGTCTCCAACAGATCATCACGTTTTGCACAAGAGCTTATCTCTACTATCTTGTTCACTATAGCTGTTGGTTTGGTGTG GTTGATGGGTGCTGCTGCGCTTCAGAAATATATTGGGAGCTTAGGTGGGATAGGAACTTCAGGTGTTGGATCTAGTTCTTCCTATGCCCCGAAAGAATTGAATAAAGAAGTAATGCCTGAAAAG aATGTTAAAACTTTCAAGGATGTTAAAGGTTGTGATGATGCTAAACAAGAGCTTGAGGAGGTTGTTGAGTACCTCAAGAGCCCCTCAAAGTTTACTCGACTAGGAGGCAAATTGCCAAAG GGAATTCTTTTAACTGGAGCACCTGGGACTGGAAAAACTTTACTGGCCAAG GCAATCGCTGGAGAAGCGGGGGTACCGTTCTTTTATAGAGCAGGCTCTGAATTTGAAGAGAT GTTTGTCGGAGTTGGTGCCCGACGTGTAAGATCCTTGTTCCAAGCAGCTAAGAAAAAG GCTCCGTGcattatttttattgatgaAATTGATGCCGTTGGATCAACTCGAAAGCAATGGGAAGGTCACACGAAGAAAACACTTCATCAACTACTTGTTGAAATGGATGGTTTTGAACAGAATGAG GGAATAATAGTGATGGCTGCCACAAACTTGCCTGATATACTTGATCCAGCTTTAACAAGACCTGGTAGATTTGATCGTCAT ATTGTTGTTCCAAGTCCAGATGTGCGGGGTCGCCAAGAGATATTGGAGCTTTACTTACAGGATAAACCATTAGCTGATGATGTTGATGTGAAAGCAATTGCTCGCGGTACACCAGGGTTCAATGGGGCAG ATCTTGCAAACTTGGTTAACATTGCTGCTATCAAGGCTGCAGTTGAAGGTGCTGAGAAGTTAACATCAACGCAGTTGGAGTTTGCTAAAGACAGGATCATCATGGGTACGGAACGGAAAACTATGTATCTGTCTGAAGAGTCAAAAAAG CTCACTGCATATCATGAGAGTGGCCATGCAATTGTTGCTTTTAATACTGAAGGTGCACATCCAATTCACAAAGCAACAATCATGCCTCGTGGATCTGCTTTGGGCATGGTTACACAGCTTCCATCAAATGATGAGACCTCAATCAGCAAGAAGCAGTTGTTAGCTCGACTTGATGTTTGTATGGGAGGAAGGGTTGCAGAAGAGCTTATCTTTGGTCAGGACCATGTTACTACTGGAGCTAGTAGTGACCTCCACACAGCTACAGAATTAGCTCAATATATG GTATCTACCTGTGGGATGAGTGATGCAATTGGACCAATCCACATCAAAGAGCGGCCGGGTTCAGAAATGCAATCACGGATTGATGCTGAA GTGGTTAAGCTCTTGAGAGAAGCTTATGATCGTGTAAAAGCACTGCTAAAAAAG CATGAGAAAGCATTGCATGTCCTAGCCAATGCACTTCTTGAGTACGAGACCTTAACTTCTGAGCAAATTAAACGGCTTCTCCTTCCATATGGTGAAGGATTGTTAACAGATcaacagcagcagcaacaaAACGAAGAAGAGGAGCTTGTTTTGGCTTAA